The following are from one region of the Sardina pilchardus chromosome 4, fSarPil1.1, whole genome shotgun sequence genome:
- the LOC134077900 gene encoding uncharacterized protein LOC134077900 isoform X3, giving the protein MLCDKTYNTFLMKKAKWTNDNPQRDMDLHIFAKPITGITSVYLKCQVTGSDLSGVRIQLTKDGVPLDYGVNLIGPLPNGDGTVQMRVQVQLTLRDTEGYQCHVLRSSLKRSAFWDGLSLDSKAVPLSKSSSSVDVMKVVVCVALVACFGAVTFNIHRKSLTRLSHAAGGCAISMIEMEIKKYLQYVKTQEKFEQWTREDDEFYTCVTEQQTQDTKAV; this is encoded by the exons ATGTTATGTGACAAGACCTACAATACCTTTTTGATGAAGAAAGCAAAATGGACAAATGACAATCCACAAAGAG ATATGGATCTTCATATTTTTGCCAAACCCATCACAGGAATCACCTCAGTCTACCTAAAGTGTCAGGTGACAGGCTCTGACCTATCAGGAGTCAGGATCCAGTTGACTAAAGATGGAGTTCCTCTGGACTATGGGGTGAATCTGATTGGACCACTTCCCAATGGAGACGGAACCGTTCAGATGAGGGTCCAGGTTCAACTGACACTAAGGGACACAGAGGGATACCAGTGTCATGTCCTGAGGAGTTCTCTTAAACGTTCTGCATTCTGGG ATGGACTATCACTTGACAGTAAGGCTGTGCCTCTGTCTAAAAGCTCTTCGTCAGTAGATGTGATGAAAGTGGTAGTTTGTGTAGCGTTGGTGGCATGCTTTGGAGCTGTGACTTTTAACATACACCGGAAATCTCTGACCCGGCTGAGCCATG CAGCAGGGGGATGTGCCATCAGCATGATTGAAATGGAAATAAAGAAGTACCTGCAGTATGTAAAAACACAAGAGAAGTTTGAACAATGGACAAGAGAAGATGACGAATTCTACACCTGCGTAACAGAACAGCAAACACAG GACACAAAAGCTGTATAG
- the LOC134077900 gene encoding uncharacterized protein LOC134077900 isoform X2 — MLCDKTYNTFLMKKAKWTNDNPQRDMDLHIFAKPITGITSVYLKCQVTGSDLSGVRIQLTKDGVPLDYGVNLIGPLPNGDGTVQMRVQVQLTLRDTEGYQCHVLRSSLKRSAFWDGLSLDSKAVPLSKSSSSVDVMKVVVCVALVACFGAVTFNIHRKSLTRLSHAGGCAISMIEMEIKKYLQYVKTQEKFEQWTREDDEFYTCVTEQQTQVKSATTDRIL, encoded by the exons ATGTTATGTGACAAGACCTACAATACCTTTTTGATGAAGAAAGCAAAATGGACAAATGACAATCCACAAAGAG ATATGGATCTTCATATTTTTGCCAAACCCATCACAGGAATCACCTCAGTCTACCTAAAGTGTCAGGTGACAGGCTCTGACCTATCAGGAGTCAGGATCCAGTTGACTAAAGATGGAGTTCCTCTGGACTATGGGGTGAATCTGATTGGACCACTTCCCAATGGAGACGGAACCGTTCAGATGAGGGTCCAGGTTCAACTGACACTAAGGGACACAGAGGGATACCAGTGTCATGTCCTGAGGAGTTCTCTTAAACGTTCTGCATTCTGGG ATGGACTATCACTTGACAGTAAGGCTGTGCCTCTGTCTAAAAGCTCTTCGTCAGTAGATGTGATGAAAGTGGTAGTTTGTGTAGCGTTGGTGGCATGCTTTGGAGCTGTGACTTTTAACATACACCGGAAATCTCTGACCCGGCTGAGCCATG CAGGGGGATGTGCCATCAGCATGATTGAAATGGAAATAAAGAAGTACCTGCAGTATGTAAAAACACAAGAGAAGTTTGAACAATGGACAAGAGAAGATGACGAATTCTACACCTGCGTAACAGAACAGCAAACACAGGTCAAGTCTGCTACCACAGATCGTATTTTGTAA
- the LOC134077900 gene encoding uncharacterized protein LOC134077900 isoform X4, which translates to MLCDKTYNTFLMKKAKWTNDNPQRGITSVYLKCQVTGSDLSGVRIQLTKDGVPLDYGVNLIGPLPNGDGTVQMRVQVQLTLRDTEGYQCHVLRSSLKRSAFWDGLSLDSKAVPLSKSSSSVDVMKVVVCVALVACFGAVTFNIHRKSLTRLSHAAGGCAISMIEMEIKKYLQYVKTQEKFEQWTREDDEFYTCVTEQQTQVKSATTDRIL; encoded by the exons ATGTTATGTGACAAGACCTACAATACCTTTTTGATGAAGAAAGCAAAATGGACAAATGACAATCCACAAAGAG GAATCACCTCAGTCTACCTAAAGTGTCAGGTGACAGGCTCTGACCTATCAGGAGTCAGGATCCAGTTGACTAAAGATGGAGTTCCTCTGGACTATGGGGTGAATCTGATTGGACCACTTCCCAATGGAGACGGAACCGTTCAGATGAGGGTCCAGGTTCAACTGACACTAAGGGACACAGAGGGATACCAGTGTCATGTCCTGAGGAGTTCTCTTAAACGTTCTGCATTCTGGG ATGGACTATCACTTGACAGTAAGGCTGTGCCTCTGTCTAAAAGCTCTTCGTCAGTAGATGTGATGAAAGTGGTAGTTTGTGTAGCGTTGGTGGCATGCTTTGGAGCTGTGACTTTTAACATACACCGGAAATCTCTGACCCGGCTGAGCCATG CAGCAGGGGGATGTGCCATCAGCATGATTGAAATGGAAATAAAGAAGTACCTGCAGTATGTAAAAACACAAGAGAAGTTTGAACAATGGACAAGAGAAGATGACGAATTCTACACCTGCGTAACAGAACAGCAAACACAGGTCAAGTCTGCTACCACAGATCGTATTTTGTAA
- the LOC134077900 gene encoding uncharacterized protein LOC134077900 isoform X1 — protein sequence MLCDKTYNTFLMKKAKWTNDNPQRDMDLHIFAKPITGITSVYLKCQVTGSDLSGVRIQLTKDGVPLDYGVNLIGPLPNGDGTVQMRVQVQLTLRDTEGYQCHVLRSSLKRSAFWDGLSLDSKAVPLSKSSSSVDVMKVVVCVALVACFGAVTFNIHRKSLTRLSHAAGGCAISMIEMEIKKYLQYVKTQEKFEQWTREDDEFYTCVTEQQTQVKSATTDRIL from the exons ATGTTATGTGACAAGACCTACAATACCTTTTTGATGAAGAAAGCAAAATGGACAAATGACAATCCACAAAGAG ATATGGATCTTCATATTTTTGCCAAACCCATCACAGGAATCACCTCAGTCTACCTAAAGTGTCAGGTGACAGGCTCTGACCTATCAGGAGTCAGGATCCAGTTGACTAAAGATGGAGTTCCTCTGGACTATGGGGTGAATCTGATTGGACCACTTCCCAATGGAGACGGAACCGTTCAGATGAGGGTCCAGGTTCAACTGACACTAAGGGACACAGAGGGATACCAGTGTCATGTCCTGAGGAGTTCTCTTAAACGTTCTGCATTCTGGG ATGGACTATCACTTGACAGTAAGGCTGTGCCTCTGTCTAAAAGCTCTTCGTCAGTAGATGTGATGAAAGTGGTAGTTTGTGTAGCGTTGGTGGCATGCTTTGGAGCTGTGACTTTTAACATACACCGGAAATCTCTGACCCGGCTGAGCCATG CAGCAGGGGGATGTGCCATCAGCATGATTGAAATGGAAATAAAGAAGTACCTGCAGTATGTAAAAACACAAGAGAAGTTTGAACAATGGACAAGAGAAGATGACGAATTCTACACCTGCGTAACAGAACAGCAAACACAGGTCAAGTCTGCTACCACAGATCGTATTTTGTAA
- the LOC134079101 gene encoding class I histocompatibility antigen, Non-RT1.A alpha-1 chain-like, whose product MCQRSQDFSPGGIRPVQRLRRPGLCVLLCLMMTWVTPTAGWDHHMLEVQNTVQRGPNRDLQFFQTTLFNGDVVFHCQSPTLTDRPRQEWVKDTFSAKELQNKNKFCVRQFYEHLQWFEEIDRHINGTAEILQRRRGCMVNSSGLFPFDQWGVNGEAFLTFDLHTLTWTPQTEHAASAAVEWNQLDLKNQIRNHVYGDFCQTACRTSHSLAKREMQVQVQRAVHADMEVHVFTKPIPDSTDTDLKCHVTGSDLSGVRIQLTKDGVPLDGEVNLTGPLPNGDGTVQMRAHVRVPLAPKDTEAYQCYAHRDPNQTTVAWDVQTVDKKSASSSKPLDHDRNTVGGVLVCTVGLVAVVVYALIRLNVQKLTNIRCVSVERQIRLYLQFVLSDDEYDRWMKIADNFYGKYQMALKRTRL is encoded by the exons ATGTGTCAGAGGAGTCAGGACTTCTCCCCTGGAGGGATCCGTCCTGTCCAGCGATTAAGGCGTCCAGGGCTCTGTGTCCTGCTGTGTCTGATGATGACCTGGGTGACCCCCACTGCAGGCTGGG ATCACCACATGCTTGAGGTGCAGAACACAGTCCAACGTGGTCCCAACAGAGACCTGCAGTTCTTCCAGACCACCCTGTTTAACGGAGACGTCGTTTTCCACTGCCAGAGTCCCACACTGACAGACCGGCCGAGACAGGAGTGGGTGAAGGACACATTCAGCGCGAAGGAACTccagaacaaaaacaagttcTGTGTGAGGCAGTTCTATGAGCACCTGCAGTGGTTTGAGGAGATCGATAGACACATCAATGGGACTGCAg AGATTCTCCAGAGACGACGTGGCTGCATGGTCAACAGCTCGGGACTCTTTCCATTCGACCAGTGGGGTGTCAACGGAGAGGCcttcctgacctttgacctccacaCTCTGACATGGACGCCCCAAACTGAACACGCAGCCTCGGCAGCGGTGGAGTGGAACCAGCTGGATCTGAAGAACCAGATCAGGAACCACGTGTACGGAGACTTCTGTCAGACTGCGTGTCGCACGTCCCACAGCTTGGCCaagagagagatgcaagtgCAGGTCCAGAGAGCAGTGCACGCAG ATATGGAGGTGCATGTTTTCACCAAACCCATCCCAGACAGTACTGACACAGACCTCAAGTGTCACGTGACTGGCTCTGACCTATCAGGCGTGAGGATCCAGTTGACTAAAGATGGGGTTCCTCTGGATGGAGAGGTGAATCTGACCGGACCTCTTCCCAACGGAGACGGAACCGTTCAGATGAGGGCCCATGTCAGGGTTCCGCTGGCACCAAAGGACACAGAGGCTTACCAGTGCTACGCCCACAGAGACCCCAATCAGACTACAGTCGCATGGG ATGTACAAACAGTGGATAAGAAGTCTGCCTCCTCATCAAAGCCCCTGGATCACGACCGCAACACTGTCGGTGGTGTGCTGGTGTGCACAGTGGGTCTAGTAGCCGTTGTTGTGTATGCGTTGATAAGACTGAACGTGCAGAAACTGACAA ACATTCGCTGTGTATCCGTTGAGCGGCAGATCAGATTGTATCTCCAGTTTGTCTTATCCGATGATGAGTATGACAGATGGATGAAGATTGCTGATAACTTCTATGGAAAATACCAAATGGCTTTGAAACGCACCCGACTGTAA